The Streptomyces tubercidicus DNA segment GACGCGGCGCGGGCGGCGGTGAGCGGGAGGTCAGGCACATGGTGGAGATCAAGACGGACGCGGCACTGGACGCGATGCGGGCGGCGGGCCGGGTCGTCGGCGAGGCGCTGGAGGCGGTGCGGGCGGCGGCTGCGCCGGGCATGCAGCTGCGGGAACTGGACGAGGTCGCCCGTACGGTCCTGCGCGAGGCCGGTGCCGACTCACCGTTCCTCGGCTACCGTCCGTCCTTCGCCGCCACTCCGTTCCCTGCCGTCCTCTGCGTCTCCGTCAATGACGCGATCGTGCACGGCATTCCGGACCGGTCGCGGCTGGTCGACGGCGACCTGGTCAGCATCGACTGCGGCGCCCTGGTGGACGGCTGGGCCGGCGACGCGGCCCTCAGCTTCACGGTCGGCACCGCCCGCCCCGAGGACCAGCGGCTGATGGACACCACCCGGCAGGCACTGGAGGCGGGTATCGCGGCGGCCGTGGTCGGCGCCCGGATCGGCGATATCGCCCATGCGATCGGCAGCGTCGGACGCGCCGCCGGCTACGGCATCCCCGAGGACTTCGGCGGACACGGCATCGGCCGGCAGATGCACGAGGACCCGCCGGTCCCCAACGACGGCCGCCCGCACCGCGGCATGGTCCTCCGCCACGGCCTGGTCCTCGCCATCGAGCCGATGTTCCTGGC contains these protein-coding regions:
- the map gene encoding type I methionyl aminopeptidase — its product is MVEIKTDAALDAMRAAGRVVGEALEAVRAAAAPGMQLRELDEVARTVLREAGADSPFLGYRPSFAATPFPAVLCVSVNDAIVHGIPDRSRLVDGDLVSIDCGALVDGWAGDAALSFTVGTARPEDQRLMDTTRQALEAGIAAAVVGARIGDIAHAIGSVGRAAGYGIPEDFGGHGIGRQMHEDPPVPNDGRPHRGMVLRHGLVLAIEPMFLAGGKNAYYEAADGWTLRTSDGSRAAHFEHTVAVTDAGPRVLTTA